In the Pseudoliparis swirei isolate HS2019 ecotype Mariana Trench chromosome 19, NWPU_hadal_v1, whole genome shotgun sequence genome, one interval contains:
- the glod5 gene encoding glyoxalase domain-containing protein 5: MRESHAQCVRLESPAAVRKRGSPARRMALGGRLLHFRRNGFMTASVQTLVRFKQTCPVQVSRLDHLVLTVKSVPDTINFYTSVLGMEVITFKGTRKALGFGQQKVNLHQLGLEFEPKAKHPTAGSADLCFITETPLATVASHLKVCGVEIEEGPVERSGAVGAITSLYFRDPDHNLIELSNYNQTTSNGTS; this comes from the exons atgcgtgagtctcacgctcaatgcgtgagacttgagagccctgccgcAGTAAGGAAACGAGGAAGTCCGGCGAGGAGGATGGCGCTTGGGGGTCGATTGTTGCACTTTCGGAGAAACGGGTTCATG ACTGCCTCCGTCCAAACGCTTGTCAGATTCAAACAAACCTGTCCTGTTCAAGTGAGCCGTCTCGATCATTTGGTTCTTACAGTGAAAAGTGTGCCAGACACCATCAACTTCTACACCTCGGTCCTTGGCATGGAGGTCATCACGTTCAAG GGAACCCGTAAGGCCCTGGGTTTTGGCCAGCAGAAGGTTAACCTTCACCAGCTGGGTCTGGAGTTTGAGCCCAAAGCCAAGCATCCAACCGCAGGCTCCGCAGATCTGTGCTTCATCACCGAAACCCCCCTGGCTACAGTGGCTTCGCATCTGAAG GTTTGTGGGGTCGAGATCGAGGAGGGTCCAGTGGAAAGGAGCGGAGCTGTGGGAGCCATCACCTCGCTCTACTTCAGAGATCCGGACCACAATCTCATTGAACTGTCAAACTATAACCAGACAACATCAAACGGAACTTCTTAA
- the rlim gene encoding E3 ubiquitin-protein ligase RLIM: MDGSDSLEQSGSNQPESQRRRQLDRLDREEAFYQFVNNLSDDDYRLMRDNNLLGTPGEVTEDELFSRLQQIKDGPEQQNNSTSAPSTESVEDPVEPPENSEDPANGDSLLDWLNTVRRTGNTTRTGHRGNQSWRAVSQTNPNSGDFRFSLEISVNRNLAEQQAAAEGEQESQESPEGQEVVVNADPLVANADALVANADALVANADALVATADALVATADALVATADALVAEPPVSSAEPLVSSAEPQVPMETEVVEEPVVEELAVIVESEPELEEVVSQEIFGEPPRSPAVLSMQPPLSPSPRRGQRRARSRSPEPRRTRARTARSRSPLNLDQQDGFRNPNNAHSSQVLNSATNTPLEPQVEGSSRTRQHVLSRQSTADTDVQPSRAGAETVPEAQNMGSQEGEAAGGEGGAARRRPPTIMLDLQVRRVRPGEYRQRDSIASRTRSRSQNSNNTFLYESERGGFRRTFSRSERAGVRTYVSTIRIPIRRISDAGLGEATSMALQSMIRQIMTGFGELGYLMDSDSDSSDSNRAVGTPADLAGALNNPDAAPVAVADVDEPPVAAGVRARTAESDINEGLATAPPPSGGRARPRPPISLEEPSSLPFLRLAHFFLLNDDDEDQPQGLTKEQIDNLSMRNFGESDALKTCSVCITEYAEGNKLRKLPCSHEYHVHCIDRWLSENSTCPICRRAVLLSANRESVV, from the exons ATGGATGGGTCTGACAGTTTAGAGCAGAGTGGCAGTAACCAGCCAGAGTCTCAGCGCAGGAGGCAGCTGGACCGCCTGGACAGGGAGGAGGCCTTCTACCAGTTTGTCAACAATCTGAGCGATGATGACTATCGTCTCATGAGAGATAACAATCTTTTGGGCACCCCAG GAGAGGTCACAGAGGATGAGCTATTTAGTAGACTTCAGCAAATAAAGGATGGTCCAGAACAGCAGAATAACAGTACGAGTGCCCCCAGCACCGAAAGTGTAGAAGATCCAGTTG AACCACCAGAAAACTCTGAGGATCCTGCCAATGGAGATAGTCTCCTAGACTGGCTGAACACAGTAAGGCGCACAGGCAACACCACTAGAACTGGTCATCGTGGAAACCAGTCATGGCGGGCCGTAAGCCAGACCAACCCGAACAGTGGTGATTTTCGCTTCAGCCTGGAAATCAGTGTGAATCGCAACCTGGCTGAACAGCAGGCAGCTGCTGAAGGGGAGCAGGAGTCTCAAGAGTCTCCAGAGGGTCAAGAAGTGGTGGTGAATGCTGATCCACTGGTGGCAAATGCAGATGCACTGGTGGCGAATGCAGATGCGCTGGTGGCGAATGCGGATGCGCTGGTGGCGACTGCGGATGCGCTGGTAGCGACTGCGGATGCGCTGGTGGCGACTGCAGATGCGCTGGTAGCTGAACCACCGGTGTCTAGTGCTGAACCACTGGTGTCTAGTGCTGAGCCACAGGTGCCCATGGAGACGGAAGTGGTTGAAGAACCAGTTGTAGAGGAATTGGCTGTCATAGTGGAATCAGAGCCTGAATTAGAAGAAGTTGTTTCACAAGAGATTTTTGGAGAACCACCCAGGTCACCTGCTGTCCTATCGATGCAGCCACCACTTTCTCCTTCTCCACGCAGAGGACAAAGGAGAGCTCGCAGCCGTAGTCCAGAACCACGCAGGACTAGAGCCCGTACTGCCAGGAGCCGCTCCCCTCTCAACCTGGATCAGCAGGATGGTTTTCGTAATCCAAATAATGCTCACAGCTCTCAAGTACTCAACTCTGCCACCAATACACCCCTTGAGCCTCAAGTGGAGGGCAGTTCTCGGACTCGACAACATGTTCTTTCTAGGCAAAGCACTGCTGACACTGATGTTCAGCCATCTAGGGCTGGTGCAGAAACGGTCCCAGAGGCCCAAAATATGGGATCTCAGGAAGGAGAAGCTGCTGGGGGCGAAGGGGGCGCAGCAAGGCGCCGCCCCCCTACTATTATGCTTGATCTTCAGGTGCGCCGTGTGCGTCCAGGCGAATATCGTCAGAGAGACAGCATTGCTAGCCGAACCCGCTCGCGCTCCCAGAACTCAAACAACACATTTCTTTATGAGAGTGAGCGTGGTGGATTTCGTAGGACTTTCTCTCGCTCTGAGCGTGCTGGCGTGAGGACATACGTCAGCACTATTCGCATCCCTATTCGAAGAATCTCTGATGCCGGTTTGGGAGAGGCAACCTCAATGGCTCTCCAATCAATGATTAGGCAGATAATGACAGGTTTTGGTGAACTCGGCTACCTCATGGATTCAGACTCTGATTCTTCAGATTCAAACCGTGCAGTTGGCACACCTGCAGATCTGGCTGGAGCCCTCAACAACCCAGACGCTGCTCCTGTTGCTGTTGCTGATGTTGATGAACCacctgtggctgcaggagtcagaGCAAGGACAGCTGAATCTGATATTAATGAGGGCCTTGCCactgctccacctccctctgGGGGCAGGGCTCGACCTAGACCACCTATCAGCCTGGAGGAGCCCAGCTCATTGCCCTTCCTACGACTTGCCCACTTTTTCCTCCTAAATGATGATGACGAGGACCAGCCCCAAGGGCTGACCAAGGAGCAGATTGACAACCTCTCAATGCGCAACTTTGGTGAAAGTGATGCCTTGAAGACTTGCAGTGTATGCATAACCGAATATGCAGAAGGTAACAAGCTACGTAAGCTGCCCTGCTCTCACGAGTATCATGTGCACTGCATCGATCGCTGGCTCTCCGAGAACTCAACTTGTCCCATCTGCCGCAGGGCTGTTTTGCTATCGGCCAACCGGGAGAGTGTGGTGTAG
- the nexmifb gene encoding neurite extension and migration factor isoform X2 → MMEPATVSALTEECILQPTSTCLGCFIETRDATDPNSIQNPPHDPNTNPDTETGLSVRIGDVSREDFSDINNISIQCLSHAGEAVSHYGEQLLSDQLLSFPLPKASGEGKRADGNKTTEDCDDPEDDATAKNLYEGLLLDKVSGEEVLLANAGQDWGYFESFISESKMELLDLCSKNELSVNLFSEEDVDNLFDDEDDDSTLSSDVCSLKIRYESFQDNMREKTNVLQEETQFNFFPSVLANCAKKEEGAGVLRRSAEELQLKTDELILETGQEGKAGDCSGKSPLNGSQGSPMSTPKVNYLMDFNSTEESGEFSDDSSCTGSSSDTLQEGKLKKGHSKRLLSPSNPLNYGLRSKRKVRYSDDYLYDVDSLESEKNAEKKEKAPSGQKEEEDVDWCPKKRRKSSRKEPPVVIKYIIINRFKGERLMSVKLGKLDPVDSTVTLNTDTVSKYETLSPFKDFWQVKQRERQEQLKLAARDKQQRGFHLNGRHHRPFNSSHPKRKYKIANRLKVQRIHAVDQSATVQCTPLSDRGQGGVTKEDTNPTVGGIIAVPDLPVTLDSITHAVTAKSRSQEREEREGRRLGGNKTVRIRKFKSEARLRSKKIKEAEGEEGRSVTIETEACVAAPQIGDPAAGLEEARISSVTVKPHLSDNTTTAHASEEKFPFVTSCSPDKAPPSEAVESGVPVIPGGYLQTLLDATDSPSGATISYFPQQPSRQRYPLRLSLEEKQFSSLQLAQSCVLSPPSESELQQSPQNCPNFTQMWHPQRCASHSQNFGPETPETPILPSNFPAVVPLNDSMPVSNYSQLSPETDRLLYEKSYLTEAGLQPGADLQVCQSACVEGQVQYQRGSLCTDNGRLISYDSVGSLSASSSNYSSLSLKSCEREGEEEGRDSFLAHCSPKVVIQQSMDALTPLRESSDLLDISNFTPDKFRHSLLSELSPPETPNLSPQVVGRDMKMAGNTGEYQDVNDMTMDCNREVKWNCDVMQQQEHTTNAYTVEDSQFPLHNFSSQDVLRLDKKELGVNEFNEQTGEMLTGAKSIKSKRKGNCKQTAAGQSPKKVRAPRAPKLEKAKTPKQNSRSTKKIKAMLEGKAAKNQAGGCGTGLNDSSSTGDWSGTGWSESNSLVGDDQREFEEPSNILSNIVSGMAEVQRFMMASIEPLWNPMSDSCMPSEANSLNLKTLKILAGTEADLKKKGAALTGAGRGRKAGGKGGKNQAKFNPSHPLFPQLALGCNMFDKPNFINPGPAHKKLYRHKTSAKFPRIETLKGKRAERDPNKDIALMTSFEKLRIWMSCCCCPSYTAWIISRRKPTYLSPRHLENTRWDHFVLMTYQTLSFFHPIKVGMTPHFLLSSSSFFLWSFEELVF, encoded by the exons ATGATGGAGCCTGCCACTGTGTCTGCCTTGACAGAGGAGTGTATTCTTCAGCCTACCAGTACCTGCCTTGGCTGCTTCATTGAGACCCGTGATGCCACTGACCCTAATTCCATCCAGAATCCGCCCCATGACCCTAACACCAACCCTGACACAGAGACTGGGCTAAGTGTAAGGATAGGCGATGTGAGCAGAGAGGACTTCTCTGACATCAATAATATCAGCATCCAGTGCCTGAGCCATGCAGGGGAGGCAGTGAGTCACTATGGAGAACAGCTCCTCTCTGACCAGCTACTTAGCTTTCCTCTGCCGAAAGCCTCAGGTGAGGGTAAGAGAGCTGATGGGAACAAAACAACAGAGGACTGTGATGACCCAGAAGATGATGCAACAGCTAAGAACTTGTATGAGGGACTGTTATTGGACAAAGTGAGTGGAGAGGAGGTTCTGCTGGCGAACGCCGGCCAGGACTGGGGCTACTTTGAATCCTTCATTAGTGAAAGTAAGATGGAACTGCTGGACCTTTGTTCTAAGAATGAACTGTCAGTCAACCTCTTCTCTGAGGAAGACGTTGACAATCTATTtgatgatgaagacgatgattCCACTTTAAGCAGTGATGTATGTTCGCTGAAGATTCGTTACGAGTCTTTCCAGGACAACATGAGGGAAAAGACAAATGTGCTCCAGGAGGAGACACAGTTTAACTTCTTCCCTAGTGTCCTGGCCAACTGTGCCAAGAAAGAGGAAGGAGCTGGCGTCTTAAGGAGGAGTGCTGAGGAGCTTCAGCTTAAAACTGATGAGCTCATTCTTGAGACAGGACAGGAAGGAAAGGCTGGGGACTGCAGTGGTAAGAGTCCCCTTAATGGTTCCCAAGGCTCACCAATGTCAACTCCCAAAGTCAACTACCTAATGGACTTCAATTCCACAGAGGAGTCAGGCGAGTTTAGTGACGACAGCTCCTGCACTGGCTCCTCCTCAGACACCTTGCAGGAGGGCAAGCTTAAGAAGGGCCACTCAAAAAGATTGCTCAGCCCCTCTAACCCCCTCAACTATGGTTTGCGCTCCAAGAGAAAAGTTCGATACAGTGATGATTACTTATATGATGTTGACTCGCTTGAAAGTGAGAAGAAtgcagagaaaaaagagaaagctcCGTCTGgtcaaaaagaggaggaggatgtagaCTGGTGCCCCAAAAAACGACGAAAATCCTCTCGTAAAGAGCCGCCAGTTGTCATCAAgtacatcatcatcaacagGTTTAAAGGGGAGAGACTCATGTCAGTGAAACTGGGCAAGTTGGACCCTGTGGACTCTACTGTGACCTTAAACACTGACACAGTAAGCAAATATGAGACACTGTCTCCTTTCAAGGATTTCTGGCAggtgaagcagagagagagacaggagcagCTTAAGCTGGCTGCCAGAGATAAACAACAACGTGGTTTTCATCTAAACGGACGCCATCATCGCCCTTTTAATTCTAGTCATCCCAAAAGGAAATATAAGATTGCAAACAGGCTTAAGGTTCAGAGAATTCACGCTGTGGATCAATCAGCGACAGTACAGTGCACCCCTCTTTCTGATCGGGGCCAGGGAGGTGTCACTAAAGAAGACACCAACCCCACGGTAGGGGGAATAATAGCAGTCCCAGACCTCCCAGTCACATTAGACTCCATCACGCACGCAGTCACAGCTAAGAGTCGCTCCCAGGaaagggaggaaagggaggggaggagattGGGAGGAAATAAAACAGTCAGGATAAGGAAATTCAAAAGCGAAGCCAGGCTGAGAAGCAAGAAAATTAAAGAggcagaaggagaggaggggaggagcgtGACAATAGAAACGGAAGCCTGTGTCGCTGCACCACAGATTGGGGACCCTGCTGCTGGGTTAGAAGAGGCAAGAATTAGCTCAGTTACAGTCAAACCCCATCTCTCTGACAATACCACCACCGCTCACGCATCTGAGGAGAAATTCCCCTTTGtgacctcctgctctcctgacaAAGCTCCTCCCTCAGAGGCGGTGGAGTCGGGTGTCCCTGTTATCCCGGGGGGCTACCTGCAGACCCTGTTAGATGCTACAGACTCACCCAGTGGAGCAACTATCTCTTATTTCCCCCAGCAGCCCTCTAGGCAACGGTATCCTCTGAGGCTATCCCTAGAGGAGAAACAGTTTTCTTCTCTGCAGCTCGCTCAGAGctgcgtcctctctcctccctcggaGTCAGAGCTCCAGCAGTCTCCCCAAAACTGCCCAAACTTCACCCAGATGTGGCACCCGCAGCGCTGTGCAAGTCACAGCCAGAACTTTGGACCTGAGACCCCTGAGACTCCCATTTTACCCAGCAACTTCCCAGCTGTTGTACCCCTGAATGACAGCATGCCAGTGTCTAACTACAGCCAACTGAGCCCAGAGACTGACAGGCTACTTTATGAGAAGAGCTACCTGACTGAGGCAGGTCTGCAGCCTGGGGCAGATCTGCAAGTGTGTCAGTCTGCTTGTGTGGAGGGCCAGGTGCAATACCAGAGAGGGTCCCTCTGCACAGACAATGGCAGGCTCATCAGCTATGACTCAGTAGGCTCTCTGTCAGCCTCCTCCAGCAATTACAGCTCCCTCAGTCTCAAGTCTTGTGAGCgagagggtgaggaagagggcCGAGACAGCTTTTTAGCTCATTGTAGTCCTAAAGTGGTGATTCAGCAGAGTATGGACGCCCTTACCCCACTCAGGGAGTCCTCGGACCTGCTGGACATCTCCAACTTCACCCCCGACAAGTTTAGACACTCATTACTGTCAGAGCTCTCCCCTCCTGAGACCCCCAACCTGTCCCCCCAGGTGGTGGGACGTGATATGAAGATGGCAGGGAATACTGGAGAATACCAGGATGTGAATGACATGACAATGGACTGCAACAGGGAGGTAAAGTGGAACTGTGATGTTATGCAGCAACAAGAGCACACAACAAATGCATACACAGTGGAAGATAGCCAGTTTCCGCTGCACAACTTCAGCAGTCAGGATGTGTTACGTTTGGATAAAAAAGAGCTTGGAGTGAATGAATTTAATGAACAGACTGGTGAGATGTTGACTGGTGCAAAAAGCATTAAGTCAAAGAGGAAAGGCAATTGTAAACAGACAGCCGCAGGACAGAGCCCTAAGAAAGTCCGGGCTCCACGAGCTCCGAAGTTAGAAAAGGCAAAGACCCCCAAACAGAACTCACGttccaccaaaaaaataaaGGCCATGTTGGAGGGTAAGGCAGCAAAGAACCAGGCAGGCGGTTGTGGCACAGGCCTAAATGACAGTAGCAGTACTGGGGACTGGTCTGGCACCGGTTGGTCAGAGAGCAATAGCCTGGTTGGGGATGACCAGAGAGAATTTGAGGAGCCATCCAATATTCTGTCCAACATTGTCTCTGGCATGGCTGAGGTCCAAAGGTTCATGATGGCCtccattgagccactttggaaTCCCATGTCTGATTCCTGCATGCCCTCTGAGGCCAATAGCCTCAACCTAAAGACTCTCAAAATCTTGGCAGGCACAGAGGCCGACCTGAAGAAAAAAGGAGCCGCGCTAACGGGGGCTGGGAGAGGCCGAAAGGCAGGGGGAAAGGGAGGAAAGAACCAGGCCAAATTCAACCCCTCTCACCCCTTATTTCCTCAACTAGCTCTTGGCTGTAACATGTTTGATAAACCCAACTTTATTAACCCTGGGCCTGCACACAAAAAGCTGTACCGCCACAAGACCAGTGCAAAGTTCCCACGGATTGAGACACTGAAGGGGAAGCGAGCTGAGAGAGACCCAAATAAGGACATAGCACTGATGACCTCGTTTGAGAAACTGAG AATATGGATGTCCTGTTGTTGCTGTCCTTCATACACTGCCTGGATCATTTCAAGAAGGAAACCTACCTATTTAAGCCCAAGACATCTTGAAAACACAAGATGGGACCATTTTGTATTGATGACATATCagactttgtctttttttcaccccatCAAGGTTGGAATGACTCCCCATTTTCTTTTATCAAGCAGTTCTTTTTTCCTCTGGAGTTTCGAGGAACTGGTCTTCTAA
- the nexmifb gene encoding neurite extension and migration factor isoform X1, whose amino-acid sequence MDVLTDSSLTLIVKTSEPDNANVLENTGVSEQSGHLRLCGIVDAALPPSSPPPAAETSQPACPTHQRNTSTSPKLTLPLSTGNSLGLTVTPCPPSDDAPTVVSQLHHTPTPLPTPALSSWGPTGDTQKTSLLLPVALPLSATMMEPATVSALTEECILQPTSTCLGCFIETRDATDPNSIQNPPHDPNTNPDTETGLSVRIGDVSREDFSDINNISIQCLSHAGEAVSHYGEQLLSDQLLSFPLPKASGEGKRADGNKTTEDCDDPEDDATAKNLYEGLLLDKVSGEEVLLANAGQDWGYFESFISESKMELLDLCSKNELSVNLFSEEDVDNLFDDEDDDSTLSSDVCSLKIRYESFQDNMREKTNVLQEETQFNFFPSVLANCAKKEEGAGVLRRSAEELQLKTDELILETGQEGKAGDCSGKSPLNGSQGSPMSTPKVNYLMDFNSTEESGEFSDDSSCTGSSSDTLQEGKLKKGHSKRLLSPSNPLNYGLRSKRKVRYSDDYLYDVDSLESEKNAEKKEKAPSGQKEEEDVDWCPKKRRKSSRKEPPVVIKYIIINRFKGERLMSVKLGKLDPVDSTVTLNTDTVSKYETLSPFKDFWQVKQRERQEQLKLAARDKQQRGFHLNGRHHRPFNSSHPKRKYKIANRLKVQRIHAVDQSATVQCTPLSDRGQGGVTKEDTNPTVGGIIAVPDLPVTLDSITHAVTAKSRSQEREEREGRRLGGNKTVRIRKFKSEARLRSKKIKEAEGEEGRSVTIETEACVAAPQIGDPAAGLEEARISSVTVKPHLSDNTTTAHASEEKFPFVTSCSPDKAPPSEAVESGVPVIPGGYLQTLLDATDSPSGATISYFPQQPSRQRYPLRLSLEEKQFSSLQLAQSCVLSPPSESELQQSPQNCPNFTQMWHPQRCASHSQNFGPETPETPILPSNFPAVVPLNDSMPVSNYSQLSPETDRLLYEKSYLTEAGLQPGADLQVCQSACVEGQVQYQRGSLCTDNGRLISYDSVGSLSASSSNYSSLSLKSCEREGEEEGRDSFLAHCSPKVVIQQSMDALTPLRESSDLLDISNFTPDKFRHSLLSELSPPETPNLSPQVVGRDMKMAGNTGEYQDVNDMTMDCNREVKWNCDVMQQQEHTTNAYTVEDSQFPLHNFSSQDVLRLDKKELGVNEFNEQTGEMLTGAKSIKSKRKGNCKQTAAGQSPKKVRAPRAPKLEKAKTPKQNSRSTKKIKAMLEGKAAKNQAGGCGTGLNDSSSTGDWSGTGWSESNSLVGDDQREFEEPSNILSNIVSGMAEVQRFMMASIEPLWNPMSDSCMPSEANSLNLKTLKILAGTEADLKKKGAALTGAGRGRKAGGKGGKNQAKFNPSHPLFPQLALGCNMFDKPNFINPGPAHKKLYRHKTSAKFPRIETLKGKRAERDPNKDIALMTSFEKLR is encoded by the coding sequence GGGTAAGTGAGCAGAGTGGTCATCTGAGACTTTGCGGCATCGTTGATgctgctctccctccatcctcacctccacctgccgcaGAGACTTCACAGCCAGCCTGCCCAACACACCAGAGGAACACGTCTACATCACCCAAACTCACCCTGCCCCTTAGCACTGGCAACTCTCTGGGCCTAACAGTGACCCCCTGCCCGCCCTCTGATGATGCTCCAACTGTAGTCTCTCAACTTCACCACACTCCCACACCACTTCCCACCCCAGCTCTAAGCTCCTGGGGTCCAACAGGAGACACTCAGAAGACTTCTCTTCTGCTGCCTGTTGCCCTCCCTCTGTCAGCTACAATGATGGAGCCTGCCACTGTGTCTGCCTTGACAGAGGAGTGTATTCTTCAGCCTACCAGTACCTGCCTTGGCTGCTTCATTGAGACCCGTGATGCCACTGACCCTAATTCCATCCAGAATCCGCCCCATGACCCTAACACCAACCCTGACACAGAGACTGGGCTAAGTGTAAGGATAGGCGATGTGAGCAGAGAGGACTTCTCTGACATCAATAATATCAGCATCCAGTGCCTGAGCCATGCAGGGGAGGCAGTGAGTCACTATGGAGAACAGCTCCTCTCTGACCAGCTACTTAGCTTTCCTCTGCCGAAAGCCTCAGGTGAGGGTAAGAGAGCTGATGGGAACAAAACAACAGAGGACTGTGATGACCCAGAAGATGATGCAACAGCTAAGAACTTGTATGAGGGACTGTTATTGGACAAAGTGAGTGGAGAGGAGGTTCTGCTGGCGAACGCCGGCCAGGACTGGGGCTACTTTGAATCCTTCATTAGTGAAAGTAAGATGGAACTGCTGGACCTTTGTTCTAAGAATGAACTGTCAGTCAACCTCTTCTCTGAGGAAGACGTTGACAATCTATTtgatgatgaagacgatgattCCACTTTAAGCAGTGATGTATGTTCGCTGAAGATTCGTTACGAGTCTTTCCAGGACAACATGAGGGAAAAGACAAATGTGCTCCAGGAGGAGACACAGTTTAACTTCTTCCCTAGTGTCCTGGCCAACTGTGCCAAGAAAGAGGAAGGAGCTGGCGTCTTAAGGAGGAGTGCTGAGGAGCTTCAGCTTAAAACTGATGAGCTCATTCTTGAGACAGGACAGGAAGGAAAGGCTGGGGACTGCAGTGGTAAGAGTCCCCTTAATGGTTCCCAAGGCTCACCAATGTCAACTCCCAAAGTCAACTACCTAATGGACTTCAATTCCACAGAGGAGTCAGGCGAGTTTAGTGACGACAGCTCCTGCACTGGCTCCTCCTCAGACACCTTGCAGGAGGGCAAGCTTAAGAAGGGCCACTCAAAAAGATTGCTCAGCCCCTCTAACCCCCTCAACTATGGTTTGCGCTCCAAGAGAAAAGTTCGATACAGTGATGATTACTTATATGATGTTGACTCGCTTGAAAGTGAGAAGAAtgcagagaaaaaagagaaagctcCGTCTGgtcaaaaagaggaggaggatgtagaCTGGTGCCCCAAAAAACGACGAAAATCCTCTCGTAAAGAGCCGCCAGTTGTCATCAAgtacatcatcatcaacagGTTTAAAGGGGAGAGACTCATGTCAGTGAAACTGGGCAAGTTGGACCCTGTGGACTCTACTGTGACCTTAAACACTGACACAGTAAGCAAATATGAGACACTGTCTCCTTTCAAGGATTTCTGGCAggtgaagcagagagagagacaggagcagCTTAAGCTGGCTGCCAGAGATAAACAACAACGTGGTTTTCATCTAAACGGACGCCATCATCGCCCTTTTAATTCTAGTCATCCCAAAAGGAAATATAAGATTGCAAACAGGCTTAAGGTTCAGAGAATTCACGCTGTGGATCAATCAGCGACAGTACAGTGCACCCCTCTTTCTGATCGGGGCCAGGGAGGTGTCACTAAAGAAGACACCAACCCCACGGTAGGGGGAATAATAGCAGTCCCAGACCTCCCAGTCACATTAGACTCCATCACGCACGCAGTCACAGCTAAGAGTCGCTCCCAGGaaagggaggaaagggaggggaggagattGGGAGGAAATAAAACAGTCAGGATAAGGAAATTCAAAAGCGAAGCCAGGCTGAGAAGCAAGAAAATTAAAGAggcagaaggagaggaggggaggagcgtGACAATAGAAACGGAAGCCTGTGTCGCTGCACCACAGATTGGGGACCCTGCTGCTGGGTTAGAAGAGGCAAGAATTAGCTCAGTTACAGTCAAACCCCATCTCTCTGACAATACCACCACCGCTCACGCATCTGAGGAGAAATTCCCCTTTGtgacctcctgctctcctgacaAAGCTCCTCCCTCAGAGGCGGTGGAGTCGGGTGTCCCTGTTATCCCGGGGGGCTACCTGCAGACCCTGTTAGATGCTACAGACTCACCCAGTGGAGCAACTATCTCTTATTTCCCCCAGCAGCCCTCTAGGCAACGGTATCCTCTGAGGCTATCCCTAGAGGAGAAACAGTTTTCTTCTCTGCAGCTCGCTCAGAGctgcgtcctctctcctccctcggaGTCAGAGCTCCAGCAGTCTCCCCAAAACTGCCCAAACTTCACCCAGATGTGGCACCCGCAGCGCTGTGCAAGTCACAGCCAGAACTTTGGACCTGAGACCCCTGAGACTCCCATTTTACCCAGCAACTTCCCAGCTGTTGTACCCCTGAATGACAGCATGCCAGTGTCTAACTACAGCCAACTGAGCCCAGAGACTGACAGGCTACTTTATGAGAAGAGCTACCTGACTGAGGCAGGTCTGCAGCCTGGGGCAGATCTGCAAGTGTGTCAGTCTGCTTGTGTGGAGGGCCAGGTGCAATACCAGAGAGGGTCCCTCTGCACAGACAATGGCAGGCTCATCAGCTATGACTCAGTAGGCTCTCTGTCAGCCTCCTCCAGCAATTACAGCTCCCTCAGTCTCAAGTCTTGTGAGCgagagggtgaggaagagggcCGAGACAGCTTTTTAGCTCATTGTAGTCCTAAAGTGGTGATTCAGCAGAGTATGGACGCCCTTACCCCACTCAGGGAGTCCTCGGACCTGCTGGACATCTCCAACTTCACCCCCGACAAGTTTAGACACTCATTACTGTCAGAGCTCTCCCCTCCTGAGACCCCCAACCTGTCCCCCCAGGTGGTGGGACGTGATATGAAGATGGCAGGGAATACTGGAGAATACCAGGATGTGAATGACATGACAATGGACTGCAACAGGGAGGTAAAGTGGAACTGTGATGTTATGCAGCAACAAGAGCACACAACAAATGCATACACAGTGGAAGATAGCCAGTTTCCGCTGCACAACTTCAGCAGTCAGGATGTGTTACGTTTGGATAAAAAAGAGCTTGGAGTGAATGAATTTAATGAACAGACTGGTGAGATGTTGACTGGTGCAAAAAGCATTAAGTCAAAGAGGAAAGGCAATTGTAAACAGACAGCCGCAGGACAGAGCCCTAAGAAAGTCCGGGCTCCACGAGCTCCGAAGTTAGAAAAGGCAAAGACCCCCAAACAGAACTCACGttccaccaaaaaaataaaGGCCATGTTGGAGGGTAAGGCAGCAAAGAACCAGGCAGGCGGTTGTGGCACAGGCCTAAATGACAGTAGCAGTACTGGGGACTGGTCTGGCACCGGTTGGTCAGAGAGCAATAGCCTGGTTGGGGATGACCAGAGAGAATTTGAGGAGCCATCCAATATTCTGTCCAACATTGTCTCTGGCATGGCTGAGGTCCAAAGGTTCATGATGGCCtccattgagccactttggaaTCCCATGTCTGATTCCTGCATGCCCTCTGAGGCCAATAGCCTCAACCTAAAGACTCTCAAAATCTTGGCAGGCACAGAGGCCGACCTGAAGAAAAAAGGAGCCGCGCTAACGGGGGCTGGGAGAGGCCGAAAGGCAGGGGGAAAGGGAGGAAAGAACCAGGCCAAATTCAACCCCTCTCACCCCTTATTTCCTCAACTAGCTCTTGGCTGTAACATGTTTGATAAACCCAACTTTATTAACCCTGGGCCTGCACACAAAAAGCTGTACCGCCACAAGACCAGTGCAAAGTTCCCACGGATTGAGACACTGAAGGGGAAGCGAGCTGAGAGAGACCCAAATAAGGACATAGCACTGATGACCTCGTTTGAGAAACTGAGGTAA